The following nucleotide sequence is from Diospyros lotus cultivar Yz01 chromosome 3, ASM1463336v1, whole genome shotgun sequence.
aagtaggttAAGTTGCTTTTAAACAAAAGTACCGAATCCCTACTTTTTATAAAAAGCACAACAACTTTTGTCGACGATATAGTTGCTAATAGATTATTAACTTTTATAAccattctattttttataattccGCTACTTTACAAAATAGCTATTTAATATCGTAATATCTATTTGTCATTTTACTAATATACaatgcaataataaaatattaacccaacatttattatttaattttaacattaataagCATATATATAGCACATCCTCTAATTACCAAACACTATTTTATCAACATTATTTTCACAACATAACATAAGATGACAATACCATTCATTGGCATGAAAATGACACTAAAGGTGGTATCCAACTCTCAAGAGCCAAATGCTATGGCCACCACACCCACTTTACACACAGCCAATGCGATACAagtgttttcctttttctttttttttttctaaaaaaaaattataaaatgaatgaaaaaagaatatgtatatatatatatataaatacacatatgtATGTTTGTACGTGTGTGTGGGTGTGAAtcaattttattgttatataagTAGggcaaatttatatttttgcttttgtatttttatttttttatgtgattatttaattttttttattatttaagttaCACTATgtacttatatttttgagttaattcaACTCTTTctattttaaagtatttttggTGTGACAGtaaaatttttttgttgtttcgattacattcatatatttacttttttgaGTAAATTTAACACACGTAttgtaatatataaaaaaaagtaaaatgagtcaatttaactctctttttttacacataaaaattaaattgactaaaaaatatagatacatGGATGTAAccgaaataatgaaaattgaCTTGACTTTGGGTTGCAAACCACCGCACAGAGTCTGCCCAAGTCTCCTGCCTGCCATGCATTCAATGGGTTGGGtgagattttgaaaaatgcgCTGACTTCTGCTAAACATGCAACGAAGGAGCACTATTTATTTTTGGGCGTAAAAGGTAAAATTTTTTACTCTAAAACTCTCACATATTGTCTTATATACGTGGAAGAGATTAATTACGGTATACGATAGCACATTAGATAAGAGACACAATATATGATGTCTATAAGAAGTCATCTCATAGAAGAGCGAAACTTCTATACTGCGACTACCATGACTCgaatatatattattagatGCAATCTATTGCCTGAGAATCAATCGTGCTACGCACGTGGGAGCAGCAATATCTATTCTTGTATTGTTATTGGTGTGTTCAAATTCATCGGATCtagaattaaaattgaattaaattgattgattaattgataatagaaaaaaataaattaaattaattaaattagataaatacaaaataaaaaacaaaaaaataaaatcaaaataactaataaaaaatacacaaaattaaagaaaataatattattttataaacatctaaataatatcattttaaagtttagttcttttaactaaaaaattaaatttattttaaaaaaattaaccgaaTCAAACcgatacaagaaaaaaatcaaattgaaccgACAAATTGAATTCGATTAGTTTGGATAAACTGAATTTTTATGCTCTTTTAATTGTAAAATagcatgttatatatatatatatatatttaataggATCGGACCGATATTGAATCCAAAATTTTTACTAATTTCAGAGTTCTTAATTCAATATtcttggtcttctaggattgaTCGGATTTGATCCAGACCGATAAAAAAACCTTTATggttaatttatgaaaatcaaaatgtagaACTCTACTCAAGTTGGATGCTGATCCGATTGTgacttctatttatatatatatatatatattgtatgtagAGATATACCAAAGTCTGTCAATCTTACTAAAAGAAGCCTTTCCTTCTTTGGTGAAGTTATTTCTGgaagttgatttttttattaatttagttaattaatcataaattataattttattttcttgggatGGCGTCCGTTTATTGAAATaagtaatataaaattaaaatatttttcaaattaatatacgGGACGATAGATAAGAgcagaaaatattttatctctttttttattaattcatatttttattaaggAACACTGGCTAAATTGgaaaattcaagagaaattttattaaacacGTAtgtggccgaaaattaaaaaaaaattaaaatattcaaagcgCAAGGAAGCTTCCGAGAAGTAACACGTTAAAGAGGGCAAGGCCGGCGCCACCACTGATCGTGACCGAAGCACCGCCATTATCACCGCTCGGCCCACTGCCCGAATTCGTCCCTGCCGGACTCGGAGCCGGAGCGCTGGCGTTCTGTGTTCCGGTTACCAAATTTATCGTTCCGTTGGATTTCAAGTTCGCCGGCTGTAAGTCGTGCCTAACGGGATCGTTGTCGGTGACGGAGCTGCCGACCTGCCACACCTGATTCACCAAAGTCATCCCATTCGGCAGCTCAAGCGTAGCGAAGATCCGCATCACGCCGCCGGAGGACTCGGCCTTCTTGTCCGGGACGTCGAAGGCGATCTTCGACTGGACGAATTTGTAGGCGCTGATGTTGTAGGTGTCGACGGCGACGGAGCCGTTCGAGTGCTTGAAGGCGATGAGAGCCTGAGATCCGAGCATGCCGGTGCCGGTCGGGTTGATTGCCCAGGATATCCAGCCGGTCGGACTAGCCGGCGGGGCGACGAAGGCGATCGAGAGCTTCGAACCGTTGTAGTTCCAATGGAGGTAGGCGCTTAGGGTTGGCAAGTCGACGCACTTGTCGTAGAGCATCTTGTTGGTGAAGTTCTGTGACGTACAGTTCAGTGCTTTCGCCGGCGAGATCAGCAGAGGCACCGAAGCTAAGAGCAGAATCAGAGCTgtgattctctctctctgtggagAAGCCATTTCTCTGGAGATTTGGTTCAGTGGAGACAATGGGGGGCGGCTTCGTAATATAAAGGAAAACGTGGGGGCCCCGTGAGCGTGTGGAATTTTCCTAAATTACGGAACTTTGCTCGGCTAATGAGAGGGCAACACCTCATGAAATTGATAGGCTGCTAGTGACGTGGCGGCTAGTGGTTGGCTCATAGGTCCCCGGAGGCCGGAGCTATGATTTTCCTTCCAATTTCAGAATGGGCGGTCCTCGGGGTAACaaatctcaaaataattttacataaaatgtatttattatatattatttttaatctcgaaataattttattaattaataaatattataaaataacatCTATTTATAATCAATCAAACTTTTGaggtcaaatttatattttgcgtatatatttttatgttttgtatttaatttttttgattattttaattatatctctaaaattatattttttaatcaatttaatttctttactttaatatattttttgtgtgaaaatataaactttttgttattttaattacactcataaaattatattctttagttaatttaatcattatattttgatagatacgatatatattttattatcttattttatttttttatacataaaaatatatgaattaaattgattcaaaaatatatatttaagatgtaatcgaaataataaaaaatttaaattatcaaacaaaaaattcataatatatgaataaaattgattcaaaaatcaaactcgtaacataataaaaaaataaaaaaaattaagtaattatacgaaacaaaatataaaaatataacagtaaaaatataaatttgagcaTAAAATAAAGGTAATAATTAGTgttacccttttttttatttgggttaATCGTCAAGAGTAACTAATGtttggataaattacactattagtctttaaattttatactttatataatttggttattatatttaaatttttgtcgcCACCACAACTACATTtagtattttgatttttgttaaaatttagtgactttttattttttttcaaattttgttgatgaaaattgatttatgtttatgtattttaGTCATTCTTTGTTAACctaatttaacaaaagaatcaaattgtaaattttaacaaaaaattaaaattcaattgttacaatgataaaaattaaaaaacgttGACTTATTTGTTATAAAGTACACAATTTTAGAATTAGCAAGGTAGCTTAGGGGTAAGCAACATTTTggttaaattgaaataatcaaatcGGATCCGCTGAAATTGGCGATTCAATTTGgtttaatctatatttttggtttggtttgatttttaaatttgagtatTTCAGTTATTTTGATTCGCTTCAATCTCTATGttcaaaaaaactaaaataattaaactcatCGAAATGTAAAAAACTATATcgtttttttactaaattttttatttttcaattttttttcaattgatttgctttttttaatttgtttggttTGAGCATCTATTCAAtcaatttgatttagtttttgaaaaaagtttgatttatttaatttgacaaATTCAGTTAGTTCAATTACCTAAAGTAGTTACCCTcattatttatatgaatttgtGAAGGGCCTCTTATgatgtaaaattcaaaaatttgtttACAAGTTACAATGTGTAATATTCGAAAAATTTTAAAGGattcaagagtaatttatcttagagcaaaaagaaaatttttagataaatgaagggtataagggtaatttattaccgtgtggatgaccaaatcgactgcaTGGAGTACCCTGGAGCCAAGATactaaaggaaaatgatgtggtcTTAACGAGTATCTCGacataggatttatggtatcgaaagaaaccggatcgggaacgatttttagtacagctaaaatgtagtTGTCATGTAGGTtgcaaaattgaattgtcgtaggAGACTTTcggaaagtcaacggaagcttaggggtttcggtttttcataaggaacaaccttttaggggtttcaggaagaaacaaatggaTTGTGGCCAAAATGaggattcgggcctaagtgtaattttttcaaagTTGCCCGAAtgggtcaaaatgacatttttctgaAAGTTtcaaaggagaaatgaaaggctaaagACTTGAGGGACTTATAGTCAATTATCAAAAGTTGAGCAGCTTGGTGAAAGAAGGCCAAAATGAGAAAACCAAAAATTAGTAgggtaaaagtgcaaaaactcaaaaatggtAGTAGTGAAAAACCGACCAGCACATAGGGTTGCATGAGGGATGGTCTGGGGACCATCTTTTGTAAAGGCAAGAGGCGACAATGGCCACTAGGTTGGCTAGAAAAGTAAGAAAACCGACAAAAAATTCAGTCAGGTTGTTGTGAGCTTGCAACTCGCTTTTGTGGTCGGGTAAGGTCGATTTGAGGTCGATGCAGGGTAGGTTTAAGCTCTAAGGCACATGGGTTGGTCAATCTCGGGTGTTTGAAGGTTtgaaaatgcttataaataggggttttgCGATGATCGAAAATAGTGAGAAATGAAGTTTCAAATCGAAGGTTTTAACGAACGAACTGAGCAATGGGAATAAATGGCTTTCGTTGCCCATGAGGTAAGGATTCTTTCTGTTCATTTTGAGGTATTTTGGTTAAGGTTTAATGGTGTTTTGAAGGTCGTCGGAAAGAATAAGGCAGACAGTTGATCCGAGACTTCAAACGGCCAGTTGACGGCCTTCCGGTGCTCCGTTCAAGCTCCAAGACGTGCCAAAAGGATCAACTGGTTGAGAAGATCATCGTGGTGGAGTCAACCTACATCGCCAGTGTGCCGTTCCCGGAGAAGACGACTGGCGCGTGGTCGACAAGTGTTGGCCTTCACGCGTTGCCAGTCGCTCTAGCGCATGCAGGCGCGTGGGGCCTTgaaaaatttgcaaaaaatgttaaaaaatcaagaaaaaataagttatgggggtttgtgcaaaaattCTTGGTGTTTGCCATCCCGATATCTCGATTTTTGCGCCAAATagcctcattttgcgtgaaaatgcaatatccgggtaagttcattaattttcctttgaagtttataggttattatgaattgttatggaaggatatttgaaaaaatagtcccgagggtatttattgggatttttaaaaaggaaaatggaggaaaatgaaagaaaaatgaaagaaattggaatatggagatatttagtgattaaatatgcttTTTAGGATTGATGTGTTCGAGATAAAGTGGTTGGTGCAACTTtagagagttggcacgagaatcaaggtcgGGCAAGCATATCGAGGCGATACACACTTTTCGAGGTATTCCAAATCTCGTGAaaatgtgagtggttttatctCAAGAacttatatatatgatatgattgtttatatatgcatgatatttatgaatgctatgatcattttgtcatattgcatggaaagtcgtgatctTGCATGAAAAGTCGTGATGTTACATGgaacgatattattggcatattgatatttgtgcatgggattgAGATGTctccctaagagtgtagccgtaattccccaagggcaattgatgcaataacgttaggattatcttgtcGGAGGTGCCAATATTCTGCCTAGGATTTCGTGCCAGACTTGTGGGCCAGAGAAGTTACACTAAGacaaatgtttgttcatgtattgcatcatgcatctatatatatatttttggaccctcactagaagtttcatcttctaatgggttatactcctggaatattcaaacttttcagTTAGGATTTGCAGCTATGGCAAGAGGATGATTGATGACGTGGTCGATGGGTTTGGCAAATTGTTCAAGTTTATGCTCATTCGTTAGGATTCAGGACATGTTCTTAGAAAATTGTACTATATTAATGATCATGTATAATCGTTACAGTTTGATGTATTTTTTAGGCATCATTAGTTTGCATCTGAGGTGCtcagttgttatctcttgatgatgagtctctatgtatttaagtatttaatgatATGATGGTATAGATTCTTATGATACAATTAAGTGAATTCAgatatgtaccatatcaggtttcgattttaagcttccatatttatgatgattacctgtcttaccTTATTGATTATTGtttagtatgctgggaaggtagaacgggattgtcgaaaaatgatttatattgaaaaaaaaaatattcctgaaatttCCAAGTTATTTAACGGTTAGAAAAGCGGGGCGTCACACAATGAATGTgtcataaataattatattattagtcacgataatattttataattataatatatatatttattgaaaaagatatatcattttatttatatgtctTTTATATGACATTGAATCATAGTGTTattgattttaatataattagatttatttcttaaataagaTCGAGTgtatctttattttaaattgtaatttgATTTCCACTTTTGATTGAGTTACTTAAGGATATATCATtctaattagattatttttatcttgtttACAGTTAGAATTATATTTCAATCATATTATCATGTAATTCTAGGGAGAGTAGAAATTCAGTTTAATCAAACTTATCGAACCAAATTGAACTAATCAAACTTGTTGGttcaatttggttattttcttgCAATGGTTCAATTTGGttatattgtaataccccaagaccCTAGagaaaagtagtatatatcgagaataagtaaggaaggaaacaacaccagctggatactttttgggctgaatgtcagcaaagaactcctaagttaagtgtgcttgacttggggtaatccaagaatgggtgacTCCCCTAGAAAGTTCGGGTAGATCCATTAGGGTAAATTATTCCGGtcattcttatcgctcgatacgggatgttacaggtagTATCAGAatcgacccttggagaaggcggtctaacgagggcggggagtggcgccggggcgcgaggcctgatcaaggagcgactcttggcaggcttctaggatggcagcctccaaaggAGAGAAGGTCTGagaccaattgtaaggtcgcatgacgagaacgtcatgtgctcaaaggggggagaatgtaataccccgagagcccataagagaatagtatatatataggataagtaagaaagaaaacaacaccagctagataccttttggagTGAATGTAGATAAataactctcaagttaagcgtgcttgacttggggtaatccaagaaTGGGTCACCCcgtgggaagttcgcgtagacccatcgGGGTAaattgttccgatccttcctatcgctcgatgcagatgttacaggtggtatcagagctgaccattggagaaggcggtccaatgagggcggggagtggtgcCGGGGCGCGAGGCCTAACCAATGAGTGGTTTCTGGCAGGCTTTTAGAatggcagcctccaaaggggagaaggtctgggaccagttgtaagctCCCATAATGAgaatgtcatgtgctcaaggggagagaatgtaatacccaagagcttagagaatggtagtatatatcgaggataagtaaagaaggaaacaacatcagttgataccttttgggctaaatgtcggtaaagaactcccaagttaagcgtgtttgacctggggtaatccaagaatgggtgactctcctgggaagttcgtgtagctccatcagggtaagttgttccgatccttcttatcgctcgatacgggatatGTAAGCACctccgcccggatatcccaacctcCCTGTCaatccgaacgagagcgcctacataagagaagagagacaaacacaagacaaaaataccctggcatgcatacatatgaaaaatacaacagcggaagcaaaacaatatacatgcacgcctacaagtaccctgctgggACAGCAGTCAaggaatatataaaaatatacagacacttgtgccaacgataaaagatataaggaacaaccgggcacagtcaaaaatgagagtcaaaaacttctaacaaaacatcagaaaaagcgggggcagctaactgtacaccctaccgacacggctggctgctaggtggcacgGTCCTCGCTCtcgactttagccttacccttacctggaatgatggaaagcaaggtgagtcgcaagactcagcaagtttatataataaggaaggctgtaaacgaaacagaagaggagatcaccccgaATATAAACCCatatgtacacacaagccatgtgacgcaacaacgcaacagtgcacaataataaaacacataccggtcctcggggcccacataaaacacctggcacccaagtcccataccaacctgccgctgccctggacggtaacaaatacctccagcaaacctgtgcgcactgtcccggggcggtactcccgtcacccgtatccctgccggtactcccgacagccgagccataagctccctcgaaacggtactcccgtTCGAGAACTAATATctactagtaaccatgcaatgcaaataaaatgcaaggcgtaatgagcatcaacgtgatacaaggcgcccatacatccaagcatcaggccatgctccgcccacgtagtaaatcacacgcgatgcatatgcccgtgctggatgcaatctgaccaatctaaaatgtccgtgatcaagcataatcaaatcatgataatcccatcatgctgcccgtacccatgtgcatatcaaaccatgcaacaaaaataaaataatcaggcatgctataatcacataacggtagagctACTCATGGCAGCACAATAGAGTGTAAGATTATCAGATGCCACTGAGATAGTAAGATCACTTATCTGCTCCAAtaagaaccactcctgcaccatcatagctgcagcTGATGCTCCACGACGACTCAACGCATCTGCAACtacattggctttacctggatgatagaggatctcgcaatcataatctttaagcaactctaaccaacggcgttgtctcatattaagTTCCCTCTGTGAAAAGAGGTACTTaagactcttgtgatcagtgtaaatctggactctctcactataaagataatgcctccaaatcttcaaggcaaacactacAGCCGCTAACTCTAGatcatgagtagggtaattctcttcgtgcctcttcaactgtctggatgcataagcattcactcggccgtcttgcatcaaaacacatcccaaccctgcatacgaggcatcactatatacagtaaataactcaccacacctgggtatcgtcagtactggcgccgaagtcaaacgccgcttcaactcctggaaagacctctcacaagactcgtcccaaataaatctgacgTCTTTCCTCGTTAACTTCGTCATGGGTgatgcaagccgtgcaaagCCTTCTATAAATCGTCGATAATAACcagcaaggccaagaaaactccgaatctccgtcactgtcatcggtctcggccaatccatcacggctctaGTCTTTTCTGGGTCTACCGAGATACCCTCacctgagaccacgtgtcccaagaaaACGAatcgggtctgccaaaactcacatttcgaaaacttggcatataactgctcctctctgagcttctgcaAAACCACGCTCAGATGTGCCTCGTGTatctcagggctcggtgagtaaatCAGGATGTcatcaatgaaaactatgacaaaagagTCCAAGTACTCATTGAATACTCTgttcatcagatccataaatactgcaggtgcattggtaagcccaaatggcataaccacaaactcataatggccgtaacgtgtacgaaatgcggtcttcgcaatatcctcatctctgactcgcacctgatgataacctgaccgcaaatctatTTTGGAAAACACTGATGCACCACGTAATTGATCCAATAAGTCATCCACACGGGGTaaggggtacttattcttaattgttacctgattaagctaCCGGTAGTCTATACACAGTCGCATAGACCCGTCTTTCTTACGCACAAACAATACTGGagccccccatggcgatgtgctcggtCAAATAAACCCcctctccaaaagatcttgcaactgcaccttaagttcttttaattcattagcagccatacggtaaggagtcttggaaataggctgcgtacctgACAACAGATCGattgcaaaatcaatctcccggtggggtggtagtcccggcaactcatctgggaacacatctggaaagtctcgcaccatAGGATAGGCAGTCAACTCCTTTTTCTCCCCAGCTATCACGGTCACAAATGCAaaataggcttcacacccacgtcgtataagcctttcggcgtgcataaccgatatcatcggcgtagtcaccacaggcttcacaccccggtatgtaacaactggtctctccgggtgctcaaatgaaatcaccttccgacgacaatcaactcgagcatagtgccgtgagagccaatccatacccaacagtaaatcaaaatcctgaatcgccaaaacaataagatcccCTAAAAATACCTGGTCatgaatccctatctcgcaatccaCGACCATCTCGCTCCCCAATAATACCAtccctcccggtgtcgaaacagataaatcatatggtaaggggttacacgggatcgggatcttatgcaacaaatggggtgctatgaaagagtgggtagaacctgtatcaaataaagCACGTACATCGTGACCATGaagagaaagtataccttgtacCGTATCACTGCCCTCAGCTGCCTCGGCGGCTGTCACTGCAAACGCTTTCCCTTGCATCTGTACTCTCTCTGTAGGCCCTGGGCGCTGTGCTGCTGGTAGGGGTAGTGGTGCTCCTGGACCCGGTGCTCTAGGTGTAAACTGTCTTTGAGCTGGTCTGGGTCCCACACCTCCTGTCCGTGGCCCTCCAATCTGTGGTGGCTGGGTGCACACGTTCGAACGATGGCCCCTCTGTCCACAACGAAAGCAAATGACATCCTGCCCTGTGGCCGGTATAGCTGGTGGGGCCGGTGTAGTCGGTCTGGGCCCCTGTGGACAGTCCCTCTTCAAATGTCCCGGCTAACCACAGCGATAACACACATCCCGATGAACATCCCGGCACTGACCCTGGTGTCTCTGTCCGCACTGCCGGCACTGTGGAAGCCCAAAACTCTTACTACCAGCATCCTATTTCCTTTTCTTACTGCTGCTCCCAGCGCCCTTCATGACTGACTGATCTGATCGTGCCTCTAATCGGTCCCTCTCCACTGCGTGGGCCCGCTGTACAGCCGTAGGAAAGTCGGGTGCCTCGATACCAGCCATGGCGTGACGAATCTCTGGTCGTAGccccctctgaaacttgctGACTCTGCGAgactcaggggtcactaactctggagcataacgagataacGCCACAAAATCAATCTCGTACTGTGTGACTGTCTTGCTTCCTTGCTGTAAGTCAACAAACTCGAACACCTTTTGTTCTCTGACCCAAGCCGGTATATAAGTCTCATTGAACGCCGCGACAAACTGTGCCCATGTCGGGCCTCCATCACCATATCGCTGtttggtggtctcccaccatcgcTCGGCGTCTCCTCGCAACAGGAAGGTCCCCAGTCGAACTCTATGGGCCTTTGCACAGCCTATAGATCGTAGATGCTTCTCCACAGCCAGTAACCAATCCTCGGCCTCTGTCGTATCggcgcctccactaaactctggtggacGTAGGGCCATAAAGTCTTTAAGTAATGCGGCACCAGAACTGTCCCCTGCTCCCGGTGTACCTGAATGTGACGCCTGGGCTATAGCGGTCCTACCATCACGACTGCGCTCCTGACATAACTGAGATGCCGCCAGTACGTCCACGGCCCGTAGAAGACCTGTCAATGTCTCCTGCATGTCTGGAGGCCCTGGCTGTCTCTCATCTCCTGTATCTGTCGCCTGCACCTCAGGAGTAGGAACAAGATGCCCCCTACCTCGCATCGgtggtctaccacgacctcgtccACGCGCGTGCGTCCATAAGTCCTACATAACCAAAATCAATTATAACGCATTTCGAAATTAGGGACACGACCTgacactctaactctacctaacagcctttgtgtacagttacttgtcccccaaattgactcaatgacgctctaataccaacattgtaagcacctccgcccggatatcccaacctcCCTGTCaatccgaacgagagcgcctacataagagaagagagacaaacacaagacaaaaatatcctggcatgcatacatatgaaaaatacaacagcagaagcaaaacaatatacatgcacgcctacaagtaacctgctggaacagcagtcaaggaatatataaaaatatacagacacctgtgccaacgataaaagatataaggaacaaccgggcacagtcaaaaatgagagtcaaaaacttctaacaaaacatcagagaaagcgggggcagctaactgtacaccctactgacacggctggctgctaggtggcacggtcctcgccctcgactttagccttacccttacctggaatgatggaaagcaaggtgagtcgcaagactcagcaagtttatataataaggaaggctgtaaacgaaacagaagaggagatcaccccgaATATAAACCCatatgtacacacaagccatgtgacgcaacaacgcaacagtgcacaataataaaacacataccggtcctcggggcccacataaaacacctggcacccaagtcccataccaacctgccgctgccctggacggtaacaaatacctccagcaaacctgtgcgcactgtcccggggcggtactcccgtcacccgtatccctgccggtactcccgacagccgagccataagctccctcgaaacggtactcccgtTCGAGAACTAATATctactagtaaccatgcaatgcaaataaaatgcaaggcgtaatgagcatcaacgtgat
It contains:
- the LOC127797698 gene encoding auxin-induced in root cultures protein 12-like yields the protein MASPQRERITALILLLASVPLLISPAKALNCTSQNFTNKMLYDKCVDLPTLSAYLHWNYNGSKLSIAFVAPPASPTGWISWAINPTGTGMLGSQALIAFKHSNGSVAVDTYNISAYKFVQSKIAFDVPDKKAESSGGVMRIFATLELPNGMTLVNQVWQVGSSVTDNDPVRHDLQPANLKSNGTINLVTGTQNASAPAPSPAGTNSGSGPSGDNGGASVTISGGAGLALFNVLLLGSFLAL